The sequence GATTCTCATTTTTGGGCGGGTCTAATGGCTACGAAAAAAAATATTTCTTCTGCTATGGATCCTTCTTGATTAAGGACGGCTCAGAAATTAGATTCTGGGAGGACAGGTGGCTAGGAAATTCCACACTCCGGGAACAATATCCGGCTCTATACAACATTGTGCGCCACAAGGGTGATACTATCGCCATGGTGATGGAATCATTTCCGCCGAATGTGACGTTCACAAGAGATTTAATTGGACCCAGACTACAATGGTGGAACATTCTGCTTCAGCGGTTATCCACGATGCAATTGTCACATGGGTCTGATGTATTCCGATGGAACCTCCATGGGAATGGGCAATTCTGAGCGGAGTCTATGTATAGAGCGTTAATCCAGTCTGATGTGCCAGTTGATAATAATAAGAAGATCTGAAAGATAAAGATACCACTTAAGAATAAAATCTTTGCATGGTATCTTCGTCGCGGAGTCATTCTTACTAAAGATAACCTTATTAAGAGGAATTGGCATGGAAGTCCGCAATGTGTTTTTTTGTCACCATGAGGAGACAATAAAACATTTATTCTTCCAATGCAAATTAGCTCGTTCTATATGGTCAGTCATCCAAATAGCTCTTGGCTTGTATCCTCCCTGTAGTGTTGCTAATGTATTTTGCAACTGGTTGCATGGGATTGATCATAAGTTTAGAACTCTTCTCAGGGTGGGAGGACTTGCCATTATTTGGtcgctttggctatgtagaaatgatAATGTTTTTAACGATAAAAGTATGTCTCTGCTGTAGGTTATCTATAAATGTACCGGGACTCTTCGTTTATGGTCCTCTCTACAACGCGTGGAGAAGCGAGACTTTTTTTACGGAGGTGTGTACACGATTGGAGGATACAGCAAGGGATACTTttagagagaattccttattttaCACCGTGTTTAAATTTTATGCCCCATTTGACATCGACATATAATTTCTTCCTTGTCTAACAATGAGTCTAAATTTTATGCCTTTTATAACACTTTTGTCCATTTTGAATCTAAATGACATCTGAAAAGACCATTTTGCCCTCATATGGTACATTTATGTGCACGTGTGTATTGCTGCtgcatgtgtgtgtgcgcgtACATGTGTGTTCCTActgcgtgtgtgtgtgcgcgcactGCTGAGTGTGTGTGCATGCGTGTTGCTgagtgtgtgtgtgcgcgcgcgttcGTGTTgctgagtgtgtgtgtgtgtgtgtgcgcgcgtgcgCGAGCGCGCGTGCGTGCTGCTGAGTGTGTGTTTGCTGCTGCTTGTGTACGTGTGTGTGCTGCTGCTGCggcgtgtgtgtgtgttgatgctgctgtgtgtgcgcgcgcgtgtgcGTGTGCATGTGTTGCTGCGAGTGTCTACTgctgtgtgtgcgtgtgcgtgtgcgtgtgtatGTGCCGCTACTTGTGCGCTACTGCTCTGACACTGATGCTGCGCATGTGTGCTACCGCCCCGTACACACAAATACCACATGAGGGGTAAAAAGGTCTTTTCAGGTGTCGTTTAGGCTTAAAATGAACGAAAGTGTCATAAAAGACATAAAATTTAAACTCGTTGTTAGATAGGGAGAAAAAGTTTTTTAGTGTCAAATAAGGAAACAAAATTTAAGATAGTGTTAAataagaaattgtttcatacttttaccCAACATGGGTGGCAACATGATCTTAGGATTGGGCCCCCTCCGCTTTAGACGTTTCACAGAAGTTTCTTTGTATTTTGTCTATTTTTTTTCTGTTTGTGTGAGAAAACTTTatttggctgtgtgcatcttagtTATGCAGAGGTCGGATGTAATGCTTAATTTTTTAAGTAATAAAACGCCTCTTTTTGAAAAAGAATAAGGAATTCTTTCTATATTTTTCCACGGTCTGTTCAGTCCAGCAATTCCCTCCCTCAGCAAAaatacgaaggcccaaggcccaaggcccagtcCTTCATCGAAGTCCCGCAGCAAACCCTAGCTGCAACCCAAGTCCCTCCGCAACGACGCCGTTCTAAACCCTCCCTTCTCCCACTTCTCCACCCCTCTCCCTCGGCAAGaaaagccgccgccgccgcatccgCAGCAGGCGAGCGAGATGGTAAGATCCTGAAGCCTCTTTGGATCTAAATGCCGTTCCTCACCAGTAGCTTCTTTTCTGATTGATTCGAGTCCATAGTGTATTCATGTGCATTTTTGGATGGATTTTCAGGTGTTTGTGAAGAACCAGAAGACCAGGGCCTACTCCAAGCGGTTCCAAGTGAAGTTCAAGAGAAGGAGACGTACGTTGAGCCCCGTCCCTCGACGATTCTGTACTTGGCTTAGTCGATAGTGTCACTGATGGGCTGCCTTTCGTTTGCGCTTGTTTTGCAGAGGGGAAGACCGATTACAGGGCCAGGCTCAGGCTCACTAACCAAGATAAGAACAAGTACAACACGCCCAAGTACCGGTTTGTTGTAAGATTTGTATCCTTAAGTTGTCCATTGTCACACGTTGCGCTGGTTAATCGTCTATTCATCTCCATTGTGATTATCTATGGCCATAGTTTTTAGTACTAGTAGATGGATATTGTATCTCTTAACAATAGTACCTTAGACCAACAAAGATGTCACTGCGCAAATTGTGTACGCTACCATTGCTGGTGATATTGTGATGGCTGCTGCCTATTCCCATGAGCTTCCTCGGTATGGTCTTGAAGTTGGCCTCACCAATTATGCTGCAGGTAGATTTTCAACTTAAAAATGCATAATTTTTATCTTGATGCATGCAGCCCTATTTATTCAGTTCAACTGATTTAATTCGTCATGTAGCGTACTGCACTGGTCTGCTTTTGGCCCGCCGTGTGCTCAAGTGCCGTGATTTGGATCAGGAATATGAGGGCAATGTTGAGGTATAATTTGCTTTGAAATGTTCATTTTCATACGAACTTTCTCTGATGCTGCGTTTATTAAATACTTGTAATTCTGCTTATGACTCCAGGCCACCGGGGAGGACTTCTCTGTTGAGCCAGCTGATGAGAGGAGGCCTTTCCGCGCGCTCTTGGATGTCGGCCTTATTAGGACCACTACTGGAAACCGTGTGTTTGGTGCCCTCAAGGTATGTGATCTTTTATGATGTGATTGTATAACtgcaagaaattatgaatgattgGTTGCACACTTGCACTTAGTTTTGCCAGCACACATATTTATGACTTGAATGTCTCAGGCATACAATTTGTGTCGGGTTATTTAGATTCAAGACTTTTGTCACTTTTACGCTCTCAGAGTTTATGTAGTTCATTTTATTTGGTGATGTTCCTACCTG is a genomic window of Triticum urartu cultivar G1812 unplaced genomic scaffold, Tu2.1 TuUngrouped_contig_6711, whole genome shotgun sequence containing:
- the LOC125531002 gene encoding 60S ribosomal protein L5-1-like, translating into MVFVKNQKTRAYSKRFQVKFKRRRQGKTDYRARLRLTNQDKNKYNTPKYRFVVRFTNKDVTAQIVYATIAGDIVMAAAYSHELPRYGLEVGLTNYAAAYCTGLLLARRVLKCRDLDQEYEGNVEATGEDFSVEPADERRPFRALLDVGLIRTTTGNRVFGALKGALDGGLDIPHSDKRFAGFKKDEKQLDAEIHRKYIYGGHVADYMKSLADEEPEKYQSHFSEYIKKGIEIDDMEALYKKVHAAIRADPTVAKSTKEPPKTHKRYNPKKLTYEQRKANLVERLNALNSSAGADVDEDDDE